CTGTTCCGCCGTTCCATACACGCTCTGAATCGAACGATCTCAGCCTCAGCGAAATTGGGGTACTCACGCGCGAGATACCCGCTGTGTGTCTTGCACGACCGCTCTCGATCTACCCGGCTGCTGTCAGAAGTGCCGTTCAAGATATAGAGCATGAGTTTAGCACGACAGTAGAAGTAGGGGTAGCGGTTCATAAGCAGCGAACTGGATCGTCTGCTGAATAGACTGGCGAACGAACGCTAATCATCGCTATCTGTCCAGCTATTCAGTCGTGTCGGATTCATTACTAACGAGATGGTATAGGTAGTAGGTCACAGATAATCCAAACCCAATTCCGACAGCAGAGGGAACTACTTCCTGCAGCGGATCTCTAAAGCCACCAAAGCCGATTAGAGTGCCGATGACGGTGGCAAGGACAAACAAATCACAGCCCTTCGAAACGGCCGCTGTGGCTCGTCACTCTCTATGCAGACCAAACACATCAATATCTGATTAGTGTTCCGTCGTGGTGAATCCGTCACTCGACGACTTTTGGCGTCCAATGACTGCTCTTTTTGACCAGTATCGGTATCTGCTGTATTAAGTAGTCACAATTGCTGAGAGAAGGAGTCTCCGGCTAAGATTCGTGTACGACCAGAACCAACTGCTGAAGACGAGCTGTGAATTCAGCCCGCCTTCTAACCACTGTCATCGACTGTGGAGGTAACGAGGGCTCTCTCGCCTATAGTTCCGTTCGTCCAGCGGTTTCAGTCACTGACTGTGTGAACTCCCGTACAAGCTGGATAGCACGGTCGGCATCGGGGCCGATCCAGACGAGGTGGTCGGCCTCGACGCGGTGAAGTTCGACGTCGGGCACCGTCTCGGCGAGAAACTCGGCGTGGGAGATGGGAACCGCCGCGTCAAACTCTCCGTGGACCACGAGCGTGGGACACCGTATCTCCCCGTAGTCGACGAGGGGGAGTTCCCGGCACCATCGTTCATCGTTGCGCGTCCCATCAATACGTACACTCGTGGGGAGGACTGTCGGGATGAATTCTAGCGACCGTTCGCGTTGTTCCGGGGTCGCCCTGACGAACTCGACGTACTCTTCGAGATCTGCTCCCTCCAGCGTCGACAGACTCCCGTGCATGAGTCCGAGGAGGTGGTCCGGATTAGCGCGACGGAGAAGTTCCATAAGGCCAGACGTGGCGTCGAGGACCGGTGTGGACGTTAGTATCGGATCGGCGATGGGGCTGCCCGTATCGAACATTCGGTCGTCGATCTCTGTGGAGATAGCCGATGCGAGCACGAGGCCCGTGACGCGCTCGGGATACTCAGACGCCAAGTGGAGAGCGGACGGGCCGCCAGCCGAGAGTCCGATGACCAGCGCCTCCTCAACCTCAAGTTTGTCCAGCAGTGCGTCGAGCAGAGCCGCCTGATCGCTCGGGGTGGCGGCACCGTCAAGCGGCGTCCGCAGGTAGCCCGGGCGAGAAGGGGCGATGAGTTCGACGCCGTCGTCGACCATCGCTTCGCCGAACGCGAGCGCCTGGTCGTACCCGCCCGGGGCGCCGTGGAGGACGAGGACGGGCGAACCCGAGCCCCGTCGCGAAACTTCAATCGCACCGTGGTCGGTCTCGACGAGTTCACTGCCTGTCGCTAGGTCGGCGAGCCGGCGATGCTTCCAGCGCCACAGCGCAGCGCCCGCTACCCCGAATAGGAGCCCCACGCCACCAGCAGTCCACCGTGTCCAGTTTCGACTCATACTAGTCTAGAAGCTGCAAGACAAGATAGTCATTCCCGGTGGTTGCCACGTGCCGAGAACGCTGGCTGTCGTTGACATGGTTATTCCAGCTTGATCTTCGCCCACGATAACCATAGTCCCACTTTCCATTCCAATACCACCAACCTTTGATTGGTAATGAGTACTTGGTGAATAAGCGCTGTGTATGCAGCACGCTCCTGAGAATGTGTCTGAATTTAGTAATACATTCAGAGCTGTAATAGTTGTGTTCGGCGTATCAGTTCAAAAAGCGAGCGTCCAGCGGGTCGACATCCACTCCATTCGTAGGAGCGTCCGCTCGCTAGCGTCGATGACGCTACGGCGGCACCTTGCGGGTTTATGCGCTATTCGTTGGGCAACACCGCGGCACCCTCGACGGGATGCCACTGGTGATCGTCCCACTGGAACCGCACGGGCCGTGCCGTCGGCCTGACTGTCGGGCTCGTCGCCTGCGCAAGCAACGCTTTCGACGCAACGAGATCAGCGTGTCCCTCGAAGCCACACGGGCAGGTGAGTGTCTCTTGATGCCGGCGTGTTCGGTCCCGCTCGCCACACTTCGGACAGGTCTGGGACGTCCACGCCTCGGAGATTGTTTCTACGTCAATCCCGTACTCTTCGCAGACGGATGAGAGTCGATCAATGCACTGTCGGTGTGCCCAGAACGACCGTGCCTTGAGGTTCGCCTCCACCGACCAGTACTCGCCGGCACCCCGGTGAGATCGCCGTGGTAGAGCGTTGAGATACCAGCTGCCTCTAAGCGCTCGACTAAGTCCCGAAGGAGTGCGTTTACTGCGTGGTCACGTCGCCGCGAGCGTTTGCGATAGAGTCGTTTGATTCGTTG
This genomic interval from Halobellus litoreus contains the following:
- a CDS encoding alpha/beta fold hydrolase, giving the protein MSRNWTRWTAGGVGLLFGVAGAALWRWKHRRLADLATGSELVETDHGAIEVSRRGSGSPVLVLHGAPGGYDQALAFGEAMVDDGVELIAPSRPGYLRTPLDGAATPSDQAALLDALLDKLEVEEALVIGLSAGGPSALHLASEYPERVTGLVLASAISTEIDDRMFDTGSPIADPILTSTPVLDATSGLMELLRRANPDHLLGLMHGSLSTLEGADLEEYVEFVRATPEQRERSLEFIPTVLPTSVRIDGTRNDERWCRELPLVDYGEIRCPTLVVHGEFDAAVPISHAEFLAETVPDVELHRVEADHLVWIGPDADRAIQLVREFTQSVTETAGRTEL